A window of Borrelia sp. A-FGy1 contains these coding sequences:
- a CDS encoding PTS transporter subunit EIIC, with protein MGKFFENAQKFGRSFMLPIAILPAAGLFLGIGGSLSNPATVSAYSFLDIFFLQSVFKVMSTAGAIIFVNLAPIFAIGVAVGLAKSDKGTAGLASFIGYLVMNSTIGILVDMSGKEEVLSSGAVGLVLGIRTLETGVFGGVVVGILTYYLHNKFNKVELPRVLGFFSGSRFIPIVVSFSSILLAVFMFIFWPFMQSGISKVGILVDSTGYIGTLIYGVFLRMLGPFGLHHIFYLPFWTTGLGGSEIVNGKLVEGTQNIFFAELAAQGTDRFFVGTSRFMSGRFITMMFGLPGASLALYRLAKPSQRTKVFGLLLSAALTSFLTGITEPLEFSFLFVAPVLYIIHAVFDGFAFMLSHIFEITIGQTFSGGFIDFVLFGILQGNSRTNWILVPMIGVFWFFLYYVIFSFLISKFDYKTLGREDILDSNSPSSSLKEFSDRNVASQVIEGLGGADNIVELDCCATRLRVTVKNPMNVLKNILESTGAKGVIVKDSGIQVIYGPGVSVLKNEIEEILDN; from the coding sequence ATGGGAAAATTTTTTGAGAATGCTCAAAAATTTGGACGTTCTTTTATGTTGCCTATTGCTATTCTTCCTGCGGCGGGGTTGTTTTTAGGGATTGGAGGATCTTTATCTAATCCTGCTACTGTTAGTGCATATTCTTTTTTAGATATATTTTTCTTGCAATCAGTATTTAAGGTAATGAGTACGGCTGGTGCTATTATTTTTGTTAATTTAGCTCCGATATTTGCAATTGGAGTTGCTGTTGGACTTGCAAAATCAGACAAGGGAACAGCAGGACTTGCATCTTTTATTGGATATCTCGTTATGAATTCTACTATTGGTATTTTAGTTGATATGTCAGGAAAAGAAGAAGTTCTTTCAAGTGGAGCTGTTGGGTTAGTGCTTGGGATTAGAACTTTAGAGACAGGTGTTTTTGGGGGAGTTGTTGTTGGTATATTAACTTATTATCTTCATAATAAGTTTAATAAGGTTGAACTACCAAGAGTTCTTGGTTTTTTTTCAGGATCTAGGTTTATACCGATAGTAGTTTCTTTTTCAAGTATTCTTCTTGCTGTATTTATGTTTATTTTTTGGCCATTTATGCAGTCTGGAATTAGTAAAGTAGGTATTTTAGTAGATTCAACAGGTTATATTGGTACTCTAATTTATGGTGTTTTTTTAAGAATGCTTGGACCTTTTGGTCTTCATCATATATTTTATTTACCTTTTTGGACAACTGGTCTTGGTGGTTCTGAGATAGTTAATGGTAAATTAGTGGAAGGAACTCAAAACATTTTTTTTGCTGAACTTGCAGCTCAAGGTACTGATAGGTTTTTTGTTGGAACAAGTCGTTTTATGAGCGGAAGATTTATTACTATGATGTTTGGATTACCCGGGGCTTCTTTGGCTCTTTATCGACTTGCAAAGCCTAGTCAAAGAACTAAAGTATTTGGACTTTTGCTTTCAGCAGCCTTGACTTCATTTTTAACAGGAATTACTGAACCTCTTGAATTTTCTTTTCTATTTGTAGCTCCAGTCCTTTATATAATACATGCTGTGTTTGATGGGTTTGCATTTATGCTTTCTCATATTTTCGAAATTACAATAGGACAGACTTTTTCAGGAGGATTTATTGATTTTGTTCTTTTTGGAATTTTACAAGGGAATTCAAGAACAAATTGGATATTAGTTCCGATGATAGGTGTTTTTTGGTTTTTCTTATATTACGTCATTTTTTCTTTTTTGATATCTAAATTTGACTATAAGACTCTAGGACGAGAAGATATCTTAGATTCTAATAGTCCATCTTCTTCCTTAAAAGAATTCAGTGATAGAAATGTTGCATCTCAAGTGATTGAAGGTCTTGGTGGTGCTGACAATATTGTTGAACTTGATTGTTGTGCTACAAGACTTAGAGTTACTGTAAAAAATCCTATGAATGTTTTAAAAAATATTTTGGAGAGTACTGGAGCAAAGGGAGTTATTGTTAAGGATAGTGGAATTCAAGTAATTTATGGGCCTGGAGTTAGCGTACTTAAGAATGAGATAGAAGAGATTCTTGATAATTAA
- a CDS encoding alpha/beta fold hydrolase — MNIKNVIFIFIFLLLLILVSPRVKFKNEFIKVKVPNKLEELDQYLLVEESKFNLEENTKKEIIWNKGKEITKYSVVYFHGFGSSKNGIYPVPHNIAKALNANIFFARLKGHGIDEKDAFKGVKTQDWLRDIDEAIQIGKLIGKKLIIIGTSNGGTAAIWALETYPTEIHSAVLVSPNISPKDKKTNLIYYPWGRQIAYLITGGYNKPKTRESKRIEHEVIKPFHSKLQQVDSIIAMMGLVKLINSHGFDKIKIPMIIIYPPKDPTVDSNKINQFINEYGGYKKEIPITLIESYHSHVPVGNHSYRSAQNTSYFTKYTVDFIKKIKSK; from the coding sequence ATGAACATCAAAAATGTTATTTTCATCTTTATATTTTTACTTCTCTTGATACTAGTCAGTCCAAGGGTAAAATTTAAAAATGAATTTATAAAAGTCAAAGTTCCTAATAAACTTGAAGAACTGGATCAATACTTATTGGTTGAAGAATCTAAGTTTAATTTAGAAGAAAATACAAAAAAAGAAATAATATGGAACAAAGGCAAAGAAATAACAAAATATTCTGTTGTTTATTTTCACGGGTTTGGGTCTTCTAAAAATGGGATTTATCCCGTTCCACATAACATAGCTAAAGCTTTAAATGCAAATATTTTTTTTGCAAGACTTAAGGGACACGGAATAGACGAAAAAGATGCTTTTAAAGGTGTTAAGACTCAAGACTGGTTAAGGGATATTGATGAAGCCATTCAAATTGGAAAACTAATAGGAAAAAAATTAATAATTATTGGAACATCAAATGGCGGAACTGCTGCTATTTGGGCATTAGAAACATACCCAACCGAAATACATTCTGCTGTTTTAGTATCTCCCAATATATCTCCTAAAGATAAGAAAACCAACTTAATTTACTATCCTTGGGGGCGCCAAATTGCATATCTTATAACAGGTGGATACAATAAGCCTAAAACAAGAGAAAGCAAAAGAATAGAACACGAAGTGATTAAACCCTTCCATTCAAAATTGCAACAAGTAGATTCAATAATTGCAATGATGGGACTTGTTAAGTTAATTAACTCACATGGATTTGATAAGATAAAAATCCCTATGATAATAATTTACCCACCGAAAGACCCAACGGTAGATTCTAATAAAATAAACCAGTTCATAAATGAATATGGAGGTTATAAAAAAGAAATACCTATTACTCTCATTGAAAGTTATCACTCTCATGTTCCTGTTGGGAATCATAGCTATAGAAGTGCTCAAAACACATCTTATTTCACAAAATATACAGTTGATTTTATTAAAAAGATAAAAAGCAAATAA
- a CDS encoding transcriptional repressor, translating into MDNDTIEVHSTLEKVGITNDPVLLKALTTELGMKASHSRNRIILHIASNPREYFTAKEIYNKLITEIPSLSKATVYNTLNILKERNILKDIKTTDQKETRFYLSLSSTIAHFKCNKCKQVYPIQLDEIKDILKDKLGEEWRTKSIEIIYSGACNNCSQKLSKERLNTFHDFNHKEK; encoded by the coding sequence ATGGATAATGATACAATAGAAGTGCATTCCACTTTGGAAAAAGTAGGTATTACTAATGACCCTGTCTTGTTAAAAGCATTAACAACAGAGTTAGGAATGAAAGCTTCTCATTCAAGAAATAGGATAATTTTACATATAGCATCAAATCCAAGAGAATATTTTACAGCAAAAGAAATTTATAATAAGTTGATAACAGAAATACCAAGTTTGTCAAAGGCAACAGTATATAATACACTAAACATTCTAAAAGAACGCAATATTTTAAAAGACATAAAAACTACCGATCAGAAAGAAACAAGGTTTTATCTAAGTTTGTCTTCTACAATAGCTCACTTTAAGTGTAATAAATGCAAGCAAGTTTACCCTATACAGCTTGATGAGATAAAAGATATTCTGAAAGATAAACTTGGTGAAGAATGGAGAACTAAATCTATTGAGATCATCTATTCAGGAGCATGTAACAATTGCTCTCAGAAATTGAGCAAAGAAAGATTAAACACTTTTCACGACTTTAACCACAAGGAAAAATAA